The Wolbachia endosymbiont of Ctenocephalides felis wCfeT genomic interval TGTGTATGGGTACTACTACCTAGTCTTATAAGGTTGAGCATATCTTGTTTTGAAATACCTGTAACATGTCCCTTTTTTATGAAGTTTTTTATAGTTTTTTGATGATGTTCATCTTGAAGTATGTTTACTATATTTGTTAGTCTCTCAATCTCTTCATTACTATCTTCTTTCTCCATGCCACGCAAAATAAAGTCTACCCTGTCAAAGTTATTATCTTTTTCTTCTATTGTGAATAGTCTCAGTATGAGTTCTTCAGTAAAGCTTGGCTTTTTCTTGTGTTCATAAATTACTTCTTCGACTGCTTCGCCTGAAGCTTTTGCTCCTGCTTGAGTCGTTGTGCCTGGAGCTTTTGCTTCTCCTGTCGCTTTTTTACCTATTTTTAGCGCACCTCTGCCTGCACGTTGCAATCCAATACCTGCAGGTGTTAATATTAAGGCAAGAGTAATCGATGGATTACCTATATAAAATTTCTCATTTGTAGACGATTTGTTAAAAAAGCTAGTTAGCGTATCTACTAGACTTTGATTAGTTCTATCTGCTAAAAAGTCAGTCCTTTCTTGATCATTGAAGTTCTCAAATAGCTTTTTTGCTATTGCTATTATCTCTAATTCTGATGCCTTTTCGTCAATAAGTAACGCGCTACCATATTGAAATGCATATTTAGTACATTGTGTAAGAATGTCTTTACTTACGCTATCATCCAAACCCTTATCGTTAATTTTAAAATTTAAGCTATCAAGGTGCATTTGCCTAATTGTTTCTAGTATCATGTTAAGTGAGTTCTGTTTTTCCTCTGGTGAACTTATTAACATACCTAGCATTATATAGGCAACAGCCTCCAGCGACTTATCGTTCATCAGAGGAGAGTTTTGAGAGCCCATACTTAACTCCATTAATTATAAATTAATGATATTATACATAACTATTATTAATTATTTAATAATAGTGCTTAACACAATGTACTATTTTTAGTATAAGAACTGTCTATCGAAAATTCTTTCATTAAGGGAGTAATCTCTATCAAACAGCAAAGTCACTGTGTTTTCTTGATCTTTTTGTATCTTGATCCGTGCAATATCGTAAAATTCTTTGTAGTCTGACACTACAATTGCTGGACGGTTTTTTGTGTCATTAATGTCAATTTGTACCACAGTATCATTTGAGATAAGAGCACCATTCCAGCATCTTGGATAATAGCTATTGATGGAAGTTAGAGCCAATAAATTTGAATTAAGTGGCAAAATTGGACCACCAGCAGAAAAGTTATATGCGGTGCTGCCTGTGGGAGTGGAGAGTATTATTCCATCTCCTCTAAATTTTTCTATTTTCAGCTTATCATTAATAGTGATATTCATTTCTACTATCTGATTTGCTTTTCTAAATACATATACTTCATTTACTGCTATGTAATGATATGCTTTGCCATTTGTGTCTGTAGCTTCCATTTTTAGTAAAGTTAACTGAG includes:
- a CDS encoding NAD kinase; its protein translation is MHKYKNIGYVASESPKSQEVSKLLQELGFVNITAENKYEIDLLIVVGGDGFMLRTLHNYVIENKNMRVYGINTGNVGFLMNKCFSCSEDLIDDIEHAISTQLTLLKMEATDTNGKAYHYIAVNEVYVFRKANQIVEMNITINDKLKIEKFRGDGIILSTPTGSTAYNFSAGGPILPLNSNLLALTSINSYYPRCWNGALISNDTVVQIDINDTKNRPAIVVSDYKEFYDIARIKIQKDQENTVTLLFDRDYSLNERIFDRQFLY